CAATTGGGCACGCTTCAAGGCAGGTAAAGATTTCGGAATCCGATTCAACATTGGCTCATCTTTCTCTTTGCGCTTAATATTTTCCCAATTAGTTAAGACTTCGCGCGCATTTTTCACTTTGACATTACCAAAAATATGCGGATGGCGCAAAATCAGTTTTTGAATTGTCTTCTTTTCAATTTTCCTTAAAGAGACCTTTTTCTTTTCCTCCAGAATTCGGCAAACAAATAGTGTGGTATAGATTAAATCGCCAATTTCTTCAGAAATTTTCTCATAATTCCGTTCTCTAATCGCTTCTTCTAACTCATATGCTTCATCTAAAATATAAGCCCGAGAAGATGCCAGCGTCTGTTTTTTGTCCCACGGACACTCTTGGCGCAACTTTTTGATTAATTTCAGATATTCTTCAAACATACTGCAGTATATTACAATTTTAATCTAAGTCAACTTTAATTTGAGATAACTTTACCAAACACAATCTTACCCCAGAACCAACTGAAACCTCCTTAGAACTTTTAATCATTGAACTATTGAACATTTCAACTTTTTTTAACCTTAAACTTTTAAACATTTTTTCTATTTCACAATCAACGCCATCATTAGTTATTATTTTACTCGATGTGCTCCTCAAAGCGCACACCCATTTACACCCAGAGCAACCGAC
This genomic window from candidate division WOR-3 bacterium contains:
- the mazG gene encoding nucleoside triphosphate pyrophosphohydrolase, encoding MFEEYLKLIKKLRQECPWDKKQTLASSRAYILDEAYELEEAIRERNYEKISEEIGDLIYTTLFVCRILEEKKKVSLRKIEKKTIQKLILRHPHIFGNVKVKNAREVLTNWENIKRKEKDEPMLNRIPKSLPALKRAQLIQERVGRVGFDWKNKEDVYKKVMEEIKELKSALKSKKRLKIAEELGDLLFALVNFARHLGLDAEYCLSQANNKFIQRFHRLEKEFKSKNKNLPDVSLIEMDAVWEKIKQNQVLKKN